A genomic segment from Verrucomicrobiia bacterium encodes:
- a CDS encoding Ig-like domain-containing protein gives MKTIPSNFSVNRTWLLRLGVALLSSIGLAFFVSNAKATLVAYDPMNYTGSQLNTTTAAPSGTPDQSTGVGGGFTGNWSGGALTLNSFGDAYPSLPVAGKSISALGANNLYTHIAGAPSSGSVWVSFLFKQNSDNGGNRSGVFLENSSGVGVMLSYQQFGSTQGEPCLMAMSGTTTVGTQLKTSSTVQTYANTNLYVLQFTYTAGVVSSISVYSNPTAGQGTAPAADFTVSSGLPSFGSLVNFGLADGSAMGITLDEFRVGTTFGDVVGVSLVPVNVSITSPTNNQTVSIYNFNVNANAAVVPGSIANVTFYLDSTLVTNLTSAPYTYTASGVSAGAHTLYAVATDSGSNTATSAIINITAADLSPTVTLTNPATGNQFLTGSSVTLGASAIDDDSVTNVGFYVDGTLVGNATNSPFSAAWIATSGAHALTAVATDSAGQSTTSAVVNITGTLPVVSISSPTNNQAVSIYNFNVTANAAVSPGNITNVDFYLDTVLFASKTNSPYAVTVSGASAGAHELQAVAIDSDGNSVTSAVVNVTAADLPPSVTLTNPVNNSLFLGGSTVTLGASAADDSAVTNVSFYVDGQSIGNAITNPYTAVWIATPGAHMLTAVATDNAGQSTTSAVVNVTGTLPSVSITTPTNNQSVSIYNFNVTATASVSPGTITNVALYLDSTLVTNKTSSPYTFVVSGTSAGAHTLDAVAMDSNGNSVTSAIVNVTAADLPPTVTLTNPATGGALLIGSTVTLGAAAADDHSVTNVAFYADGALVANSTTNPYSATWNVTSPGAHSLTAVASDDIGQTTTSAVVNVTGVLNFNAYEPFNYATGALTNGTPSTGTGFKGNWVCGASGTIVGGLAYANLPTSNQALQNNASYQIERLAGTTSSGVVWVSVIFQQAGDNGGNRSGFLMEDSTGKGLMFAYTQASGSQGFPSLVNVSATNTVGSTLSTKSATLRTYNTPNFYVFRLTYNASGALTNVAVYSDPTAGQSTVPTADFTVTGLTGIGAINTFGVDSPSGEAITIDEIRTGSTFASVVGVPLPSAPIGLTATPGSGQVVLTWTAPATGSPTGYNVKRSTVSGLETNFDTTTTTNYTDLTALNGVTYYYEVSGTNSAGEGFYSNEASAAPASAPGQVQGLAAVAGVNSVSLTWDATSGASGYLVLRGTTSGVYTETNSSPTNSDFDATAAGGTTYYYVVQATNAGGVGPISAEVSAMPQTAAPSAPAQLTATPGNGQVSLSWSIGVGATGYNVKRSISSGSETTMFTTSGTTFLDSTALNGNIYYYTVSSTNANGESPDSPEAVAAMPPAAPTGLTATPGANQVTLNWAASSGPSGASSYTIERSTVSGSGYMSIDTVTSPTVSYTDTRAISGTTYYYVVAGVNASGQGANSSEATATPTGAPQAPTALTVTTNYTSLTISWTAALGAPTGYNVKRSTTSGTEVTLPAGTGVTNTTFTDTTVAIGTNYFYTVSAVNDSGESPDSIEVAGTAPGTPLAYEPFDYSSLTNGTPSTGEGFTGNWMITNGATIVDGLSYPNLFTSNSALQVASGNQYENLSIPLFSGTVYVSFLYSQSGDFGGNRGGFQLLDHNGNGLMFAYHQFGGTTGLPSVDAITGYNSVGSELGVSATPQTYAAANLYVMRLDFNTNGALTNVSFYSNPMTGQGAPAPDFTMSSGLGGIGSITTLGMRTGLPTTVDEWRVGTTFDQVVVGKSFATVTLGNLSQTFDGTAKSVTATTVPPGLTVDITYDGSSDAPTNAGTYEVIGTVVDTNYYGSVTNSLVIVNPINTTPTNLVTTVSGNQLTLAWPADHTGWTLQAQTNSLTTGVTTNWFDVDGSSTTNQVTITIDPNSPTVFYRMKY, from the coding sequence ATGAAAACAATCCCCTCGAACTTTAGTGTGAACCGGACATGGCTCCTCCGGCTCGGTGTCGCTCTCCTCAGCAGCATTGGCCTGGCCTTTTTCGTGTCAAATGCCAAAGCGACACTCGTCGCTTATGACCCGATGAACTATACCGGTTCGCAACTCAACACGACTACTGCCGCGCCCTCGGGCACGCCGGACCAAAGCACGGGTGTGGGCGGTGGTTTCACCGGCAACTGGAGCGGGGGCGCACTGACGCTTAACTCTTTCGGCGACGCGTATCCCAGTCTGCCGGTGGCGGGAAAATCCATTTCGGCGCTCGGCGCGAACAACCTCTACACGCACATCGCGGGCGCGCCCAGCTCGGGAAGTGTGTGGGTGAGTTTTCTTTTCAAGCAAAACAGTGACAACGGCGGCAATCGCAGCGGCGTGTTCCTGGAGAATAGCAGCGGCGTGGGCGTGATGCTTTCGTACCAGCAATTCGGCTCAACCCAGGGTGAGCCTTGTTTGATGGCGATGAGTGGCACGACCACGGTGGGAACGCAACTCAAGACGAGTTCAACCGTGCAGACTTATGCGAACACCAATCTTTACGTTTTGCAATTCACCTACACGGCTGGCGTGGTTTCCAGTATATCGGTGTATTCCAATCCAACCGCCGGACAGGGTACGGCGCCAGCGGCAGATTTCACGGTTTCGTCGGGGCTGCCGAGTTTTGGGTCGCTCGTCAATTTCGGTTTGGCGGACGGTTCGGCGATGGGAATCACGCTGGACGAATTTCGCGTGGGCACGACATTTGGCGATGTTGTTGGTGTTTCACTGGTTCCGGTAAACGTGAGCATCACGAGTCCCACAAATAATCAGACCGTGAGCATTTATAATTTCAACGTCAACGCCAATGCGGCAGTGGTTCCGGGCTCAATCGCCAATGTCACGTTCTACTTGGATTCCACACTTGTCACCAACCTCACATCCGCGCCTTATACTTACACGGCGAGCGGCGTGTCGGCGGGCGCTCATACATTGTATGCAGTGGCAACGGACAGCGGCTCAAATACTGCCACATCTGCGATAATCAACATCACCGCGGCTGACTTGTCTCCCACGGTGACGCTGACCAATCCGGCCACTGGAAATCAATTTCTCACCGGGTCCTCAGTAACACTTGGAGCGTCGGCCATTGACGACGACTCGGTAACCAATGTCGGTTTCTACGTGGATGGCACGCTCGTGGGCAATGCGACTAACAGTCCATTCAGTGCGGCGTGGATTGCGACTTCCGGCGCTCACGCGTTGACCGCCGTGGCGACGGACAGCGCCGGGCAGAGCACAACTTCAGCAGTCGTGAATATCACCGGCACGCTTCCGGTGGTTTCCATTTCCAGCCCGACCAACAACCAGGCGGTCAGCATTTATAATTTCAACGTCACGGCGAATGCGGCCGTGTCACCGGGCAACATCACGAATGTGGATTTCTATTTGGACACCGTATTGTTCGCGAGCAAGACCAATTCGCCTTACGCCGTTACTGTGAGTGGCGCATCGGCCGGGGCTCACGAGTTGCAAGCGGTCGCGATTGATAGCGATGGTAATTCAGTAACATCCGCCGTGGTGAATGTGACGGCGGCAGACTTGCCACCCTCGGTCACACTCACTAACCCCGTGAATAACAGTTTATTTCTCGGTGGCTCGACCGTTACCTTGGGAGCATCGGCGGCTGACGATAGCGCAGTTACGAATGTTTCTTTCTACGTGGATGGGCAATCCATCGGCAATGCCATCACCAATCCCTACACGGCGGTGTGGATCGCCACGCCGGGTGCGCACATGCTGACAGCGGTGGCGACCGATAATGCCGGGCAAAGCACAACTTCCGCCGTGGTGAATGTCACTGGAACGCTTCCTTCCGTTTCCATTACGACTCCGACCAACAATCAATCGGTGAGTATTTATAATTTCAACGTCACAGCGACTGCGTCGGTTTCGCCGGGCACGATCACGAACGTGGCGCTTTACCTGGATTCAACTCTGGTAACGAACAAGACTTCGTCGCCTTACACTTTTGTGGTGAGCGGCACATCCGCAGGCGCGCACACGCTGGACGCCGTGGCGATGGATAGCAATGGCAACTCGGTTACTTCCGCGATCGTGAATGTCACGGCGGCGGATTTGCCGCCGACGGTTACGCTGACCAATCCCGCCACGGGTGGCGCGTTGTTGATTGGCTCGACCGTGACATTGGGCGCGGCGGCGGCCGACGATCATTCCGTCACGAATGTCGCGTTCTACGCGGACGGCGCGCTGGTGGCCAATTCCACGACGAACCCCTACAGCGCAACCTGGAACGTGACTTCGCCGGGCGCGCACTCGTTGACTGCGGTGGCGTCTGATGACATTGGGCAGACGACTACTTCGGCGGTGGTCAATGTAACCGGCGTGCTGAACTTCAATGCTTACGAACCGTTCAATTACGCCACGGGCGCGCTGACCAACGGAACTCCCAGCACCGGCACAGGCTTTAAGGGTAACTGGGTTTGCGGCGCGTCGGGAACGATTGTCGGCGGCTTGGCTTACGCCAATCTTCCGACGAGCAATCAGGCGCTTCAAAACAATGCGAGTTACCAGATCGAACGCCTCGCCGGCACGACTTCGAGCGGGGTGGTTTGGGTCAGCGTGATTTTCCAGCAAGCCGGAGACAACGGCGGCAATCGCAGCGGTTTCCTGATGGAAGACAGCACAGGCAAAGGACTGATGTTCGCCTACACGCAGGCCAGTGGTTCCCAGGGATTTCCTTCGCTGGTGAATGTTAGTGCGACCAACACCGTGGGTTCTACCTTGAGCACCAAGAGCGCGACGCTTCGGACTTACAACACGCCTAACTTCTATGTGTTCAGATTGACTTACAACGCTTCCGGCGCGCTTACCAATGTAGCTGTCTATTCGGACCCGACCGCGGGACAATCTACCGTGCCGACGGCGGACTTTACCGTCACGGGCCTGACTGGCATCGGAGCCATTAACACCTTTGGCGTGGATAGTCCTTCCGGCGAGGCGATCACCATTGATGAGATTCGCACCGGCAGCACGTTTGCCTCTGTCGTGGGTGTTCCGCTTCCATCGGCACCGATTGGATTGACCGCGACGCCGGGCAGTGGACAAGTCGTTTTAACCTGGACCGCACCGGCAACCGGCAGTCCCACCGGTTACAATGTGAAACGCTCGACCGTTAGCGGTTTGGAGACGAACTTTGACACCACGACAACCACGAATTACACCGACCTGACTGCCCTCAATGGTGTCACTTACTATTATGAAGTTTCAGGAACCAACTCCGCTGGCGAGGGTTTCTATTCCAACGAAGCGAGCGCCGCGCCCGCTTCCGCGCCGGGACAGGTGCAGGGATTGGCCGCAGTGGCCGGAGTCAATTCAGTCAGTTTGACTTGGGACGCCACCAGTGGCGCGAGCGGGTATCTCGTTTTGCGCGGCACAACCTCTGGAGTCTATACCGAGACAAACAGTTCTCCGACGAATTCAGATTTCGATGCGACGGCGGCCGGCGGCACGACTTACTATTACGTGGTTCAGGCGACCAACGCCGGTGGCGTTGGTCCCATCAGCGCGGAAGTTTCGGCCATGCCTCAGACCGCCGCGCCTTCAGCGCCTGCGCAACTGACAGCAACGCCGGGCAACGGCCAAGTCAGTTTGAGTTGGTCCATCGGTGTAGGGGCGACTGGTTATAATGTCAAACGCTCGATCAGCAGCGGTTCGGAGACGACGATGTTCACAACTTCTGGAACGACCTTCCTCGATTCCACAGCGTTGAATGGAAATATTTATTACTACACCGTTTCCTCCACCAATGCGAACGGTGAAAGTCCTGACTCGCCGGAAGCCGTTGCCGCGATGCCCCCGGCGGCTCCCACTGGTCTGACCGCCACGCCCGGAGCCAATCAGGTCACACTGAATTGGGCGGCATCCAGCGGGCCGAGCGGGGCGAGCAGCTATACTATTGAGCGTTCGACTGTCAGTGGCTCGGGTTATATGAGCATTGACACGGTAACTTCACCGACCGTTTCCTATACCGACACCAGGGCGATCAGCGGCACGACTTACTATTATGTCGTAGCGGGTGTCAATGCGAGCGGGCAGGGCGCGAATTCCAGCGAAGCAACGGCGACACCCACTGGCGCGCCACAAGCTCCGACCGCATTAACCGTGACGACTAATTACACGAGCTTGACGATCTCCTGGACCGCCGCGCTGGGCGCGCCAACCGGTTACAATGTGAAACGCTCCACGACCAGTGGCACTGAAGTGACATTGCCGGCGGGCACTGGAGTTACTAACACCACCTTCACGGACACGACCGTTGCCATCGGCACCAATTATTTCTACACGGTGTCGGCGGTAAACGACAGCGGCGAAAGTCCCGATTCCATCGAAGTGGCGGGCACAGCGCCAGGCACACCGCTCGCCTACGAGCCGTTCGATTACAGTTCGCTCACCAATGGCACGCCATCCACCGGGGAAGGCTTCACCGGTAACTGGATGATCACGAACGGCGCGACCATCGTGGACGGATTGAGCTATCCCAATCTTTTCACCAGCAACAGCGCGCTTCAGGTAGCGAGCGGCAATCAATATGAGAACCTCTCAATCCCGCTCTTCAGTGGAACGGTGTATGTGAGCTTCCTCTATTCGCAAAGCGGCGACTTCGGCGGCAACCGCGGCGGCTTCCAGTTGCTTGACCACAACGGCAATGGCTTAATGTTCGCGTACCATCAATTCGGTGGCACGACGGGCTTACCTTCCGTGGACGCGATCACCGGCTATAATTCGGTTGGCTCAGAACTCGGCGTGAGCGCAACGCCCCAGACTTACGCGGCGGCCAACCTGTATGTGATGCGCCTGGACTTCAATACCAACGGAGCGTTGACCAACGTCTCGTTTTATTCCAATCCGATGACCGGGCAGGGCGCTCCCGCACCGGACTTCACGATGTCGTCGGGATTGGGCGGCATCGGCAGCATCACGACCCTTGGCATGCGGACTGGTTTGCCCACGACAGTGGATGAATGGCGGGTCGGAACGACTTTCGATCAAGTCGTGGTCGGCAAGTCATTCGCTACAGTGACACTGGGCAATCTGAGTCAAACCTTCGACGGAACGGCCAAGAGCGTCACAGCCACAACCGTGCCTCCGGGGTTGACCGTGGACATTACCTACGACGGTTCATCGGATGCGCCGACGAACGCCGGGACTTATGAAGTCATCGGCACAGTGGTGGATACGAATTACTACGGCAGCGTGACTAACTCGCTGGTCATCGTCAATCCGATCAACACCACTCCGACGAACCTCGTCACGACGGTTTCCGGCAACCAACTCACGCTTGCATGGCCGGCCGATCATACCGGTTGGACGTTGCAAGCCCAGACCAACAGCCTGACGACGGGAGTCACAACCAACTGGTTCGACGTGGACGGTTCATCTACCACCAACCAAGTGACCATCACCATTGATCCAAACAGTCCGACGGTATTTTACCGGATGAAATATTGA